ATCAGCTGGTATCCCTCCTCGGACCGCGTAGACGAAGAACACCTCTATGAATTCGAGGTCCGCGACCGGCTCATCCCGGGAGAATGGGCGCACGGCGACTACGACTTCAACCACCCAGGCGCGAACCTGAACGTTTCGGCCGCTGACCCGCGCGACACCAGCCACGCGACTCAGCAGCTCTATTCCTGGCCGGGAGACTTTTCCGAGCCCGCGACCGGCAGCGATGCCCGCCAGGAGGGCGACATGCTGGCGCGCATCCGCATGGAAGCGATCCGGCAGCAAGCCTTCCGCGTGCGCGGCAAGGGCAATGTGCGCGCGATGGCGCCAGGGCACACCTTCACGCTCGAGCGCTTCCTGCGTACGAAGGCGAACCGAGAGTACCTGATCTTTGCCACGTACCTCCTGATCGAGGACGTAGGTGAGTTCGCCGGCAGCGGCCAGCAATGGCGCTGCGAAGTGGAATTCCAAGCGCAGCCGACCAGCGAGATCTTCCGGCCTGAAACCGTGGAAAAACCCAGGATCGGCGGCTATCACGTCGCCAGGGTTGTCGGCCCGGCCAATACGGAAATCTGGTGCGACAACTTTGGCCGCATCAGAATCGAGTTTCCCTGGGACCGCTACGGGAACAATGACGAAAACAGTTCCTGCTGGGTCCGCGTCGCGGATTTCGCCTCGGGCAACCGCTTCGGCAGCACGCACCTCCCGCGCATCGGCCAGGAAGTGATTGTTGACTACCTGGGCGGCGACCCGGACCGGCCGATCATCGTCGGGCGCGTCAACAACCAGCTGAACCTGCCGCCATGGGACTTGCCGAACCAGTTCGCCTTGTCCGGCTACCAGAGCAAGGAACTGTTCGGCGATGGCCGTAACCACACGCTTTACGACGATACCGAAGGCCAGCAGCAGGTACAGGTGGCGTCGGACCACCAGAGCAGCTTGCTCGCGCTCGGCCACAACGTCCGGGTGAAGGATTTCGAGGGTCGCAAGGACAAGCGCGGCGAAGGGTTCGAGCTGCGCACCGATGCGCATGGCGCGCTGCGCGCCGCGCTCGGCATGCTCATCACCACCTCCTCTCGCCTGCATGCCGAAGGCAACGCGATGAACGTACGCGATGTTGTTCAGTTACTCGAAAGCGCGCAGGACATTGCCGCCACCCTGGGGGAGAACGCGACCGAAGCCCATGCCCAGGACGGCGAGCAGCCGGAAGTTGCCAAGCGGCTGGAAGCGCAAACGGCGCAAATCAAGGGCGGAGGGGATCTCAAGGAATTCACCGCGCCCCACCTGGTATCGGCCAGCCCCGCCGGCATCGTCTCCGCCGCTGCCGGTTCCACGCATATTGCCAGCGGCGGCGACACCGCGCTCACCACCGGGGAACACCTGTCGGTGACCACCGGCGGCGGCTTCTTTGCCAGCGTGCGCAAGGCGCTGCGCCTGTTCGCATATGAGGCCGGCATGAAACTGGTCGCCAACATGGGAGACATCGACCTGCAAGCCCTGAAGAACAACATCAACCTGCTGGCAAAACTCAAGATCACGCTCACGGCCGACGAGATCCGCATCCAGGCCAAGGAAAAGCTGCTGCTGGCCGGGGGTGGGAGCTACCTGCGCCTGGACGGCAACATCGAGCACGGCACCAACGGCAGTTTCACCGTTCACGCCGCCAGCAAGCTCCTGACCGGGCCAAACAGCCTGCCGATGGAACTGAACACGAAACAGGTGTGCATCGAATGCCTGATCCGAGCCGCCGCGCGCAACACCGCCCTGATGCTGCGCTAACCACCAGACTGCCATGAGCCAAGCCAACCCCATTTTTGTCTATGTTCTTGCCGACGGTGCGCAACACCACGCTCAGGTTGGCGACCTGGTCCGCCAGGCGTCGGCGCATCGCAACGTCTATGCCGGCCTGCCCGAAGAGAAAGCCGGCGATGCGTCCCTGTTTCTCGCGCATGTCGCCGACGCCGAGGAGCCTTGGCTCGCGAAGCTGGACGAACTCGACCTGCTCGCGCCCTGCATCTCGCTGATCTGGAGCCGCGCCGGGATTGACGCACTGGCCACGCATCTGCAGCAATTCCTGATCGCCGATATTGGCGACGGCATGGGCGTCATGCTGCGCTACTTCGATCCCCGCAACCTCAAGACCACCATGACGCTATGGGGCGAGGACACGACGCAAAAGCTGATGGCCCCCATCCTGCAATGGAAATATCGCGGGCATGAGCCGGAGTGGCAGCGCCTGGACGGCCCCATGAACGGGCATACGGTGCAGACCGCCCCGGTTGCCATCCGCTTCGACCAGCAGCAAGTCGATGCCTTCATGGCGCACAGCGAGCCGGATCAGTTGCTGGGCACCCTCGTGGAAAACGGCACGGTGCCAGCGGATGGCCCCTATCTGCCCCGCTTCCGGGACTTCCTGGCGCGCTATCGGCGCGTCACGCGGTGGCACCTCACCGAACCCGCGGACCGCTTGCGCTATTGCGAGCACTCGTATCAATACGGGCTGGAATTCGATCTGTATCCGGAAGTATGCAGTGCGCTGAAGTCCCGTGCCGAAAGTGGCGAAGGGTTCGGCGACTGCATGGATCGCATCCCCGATTACGTGTGGAACAGCCTGCGCAGGAAGCTGGTCGCCACGTCAGAGACTGGAGAGACGAAGTGAGTCGAGCTAATACATGGGCGCATGGGCATGTGAAGCGCCGGCTTGCATTGATGGTGCTGTTGGGTGCGTGCGTTTCGCTGTTCGCTTGCTCCGAGGAATGGCGTGCAGGCGAGCACAGCGCGACCAAAAAGGAAGAGAGATATGGCGGAGGCGTTAGCGGCCTGAACTACTCATCGGATGCCATCGAGGGCTTCAGCGTTACCGGGCCACGTGGCATGAACGGCGGGGGGCCGAACATCGGTCCGTCCAGAAAGGACGGCCCTTCCGGTGGCGGTGCAGAACGGTGCTGCATCGGGATTCCGAAGCACTGGCAGCCCGATACCAGGCTCGAAATCGAGTGGGTGCGCGATCGCTTTCCCTACAGCCATGAAAACAGAACTGGAGCGGTAGTAATGAAAGCGACCGTGACTGTGCCTCAGTACGGGCCGAAGACCTATGGATTCTGGGCCATCTTCCTGCCGGGCGATCGCGTCAAGGTGGTAGTCATGGACGGCAACGCAAACGGCAATAACTCGGTATGGAAACG
The Cupriavidus basilensis DNA segment above includes these coding regions:
- a CDS encoding DUF4123 domain-containing protein, coding for MSQANPIFVYVLADGAQHHAQVGDLVRQASAHRNVYAGLPEEKAGDASLFLAHVADAEEPWLAKLDELDLLAPCISLIWSRAGIDALATHLQQFLIADIGDGMGVMLRYFDPRNLKTTMTLWGEDTTQKLMAPILQWKYRGHEPEWQRLDGPMNGHTVQTAPVAIRFDQQQVDAFMAHSEPDQLLGTLVENGTVPADGPYLPRFRDFLARYRRVTRWHLTEPADRLRYCEHSYQYGLEFDLYPEVCSALKSRAESGEGFGDCMDRIPDYVWNSLRRKLVATSETGETK
- a CDS encoding type VI secretion system Vgr family protein; this encodes MGSRLPFSSRTVTVSGAGLPELLGQPLLVFSRLSGTEGINALFEYELDLKTPDDRNALYGPAGDFDLEAMQGQELTISIELDGSGTGMAGGFGKGVREITGIVTDVRGPFHENERIRYRLTLRPWLWLATLTSTFKRYQNMTVLEIVEAVLSKYTFPVERRLSLIAYPKREYQLQAGETDYQFVRRLLAEWGINFHWEFSEGHHRMVLTDGNGAFLNIPSPAYETISWYPSSDRVDEEHLYEFEVRDRLIPGEWAHGDYDFNHPGANLNVSAADPRDTSHATQQLYSWPGDFSEPATGSDARQEGDMLARIRMEAIRQQAFRVRGKGNVRAMAPGHTFTLERFLRTKANREYLIFATYLLIEDVGEFAGSGQQWRCEVEFQAQPTSEIFRPETVEKPRIGGYHVARVVGPANTEIWCDNFGRIRIEFPWDRYGNNDENSSCWVRVADFASGNRFGSTHLPRIGQEVIVDYLGGDPDRPIIVGRVNNQLNLPPWDLPNQFALSGYQSKELFGDGRNHTLYDDTEGQQQVQVASDHQSSLLALGHNVRVKDFEGRKDKRGEGFELRTDAHGALRAALGMLITTSSRLHAEGNAMNVRDVVQLLESAQDIAATLGENATEAHAQDGEQPEVAKRLEAQTAQIKGGGDLKEFTAPHLVSASPAGIVSAAAGSTHIASGGDTALTTGEHLSVTTGGGFFASVRKALRLFAYEAGMKLVANMGDIDLQALKNNINLLAKLKITLTADEIRIQAKEKLLLAGGGSYLRLDGNIEHGTNGSFTVHAASKLLTGPNSLPMELNTKQVCIECLIRAAARNTALMLR
- a CDS encoding DUF3304 domain-containing protein; translated protein: MSRANTWAHGHVKRRLALMVLLGACVSLFACSEEWRAGEHSATKKEERYGGGVSGLNYSSDAIEGFSVTGPRGMNGGGPNIGPSRKDGPSGGGAERCCIGIPKHWQPDTRLEIEWVRDRFPYSHENRTGAVVMKATVTVPQYGPKTYGFWAIFLPGDRVKVVVMDGNANGNNSVWKRPADNDPFVAQGVLDEALTKELQESFK